In Colletotrichum lupini chromosome 6, complete sequence, a single window of DNA contains:
- a CDS encoding phosphatidylinositol-specific phospholipase C, protein MGNCFSLLLPSPSSPLLETTAMTNLTIRNLTALPVTLKRVERFEGERKRTGDFLGNTFGTIGSLMNATNFTTKETHAKGDAHQTEDVDVHVEPFAISGTEIGAPDIGNHDVVRLQFEIEGHRYEIDAPSPTNRSSVMKKLDDAPLELTAVYVANGAFLAIMSSANLNAWMHELRDEYPLPLLSIPGTHNSPTCYTALPSVRCQAVGVREQLDNGVRFLDIRVSVSQDNDDLALVHSAFPISLTGNKYFADMLSDIYAYLDANPSETVLMSVKREGTGKGNDEQLSRYLRDRYVGRDAHRWFVEPRIPPLGDCRGRIVLIRRFGLDEPLRGEHDGRGWAIDAQNWPDNCEDGTVGGGLIRVQDFYEIDQSTNVEKKINFSHGQLERAAEQLFHLPGMPDFNADAPPLPFFVNFLSASNFFNATCWPERIAAKVNPAVIEYLCIRHGEPGKGPHQLNVGDAATGIIVTDWVGAHGDWDLIRCIVGMNARLQLKH, encoded by the coding sequence ATGGGTAACTGCTTCTCACTTCttctcccctccccctcctctccCTTGCTCGAGACCACCGCCATGACGAACCTCACCATCCGCAACCTCACGGCCCTGCCAGTCACCCTCAAGCGTGTCGAACGCTTCGAGGGCGAGAGGAAGCGCACCGGAGACTTCCTGGGCAACACCTTTGGTACCATTGGCTCCTTAATGAATGCGACCAACTTCACCACCAAAGAGACCCACGCAAAGGGAGATGCCCACCAGACCGAGGATGTCGATGTTCATGTCGAGCCATTCGCCATCAGCGGCACCGAGATTGGCGCACCAGATATTGGAAATCACGATGTCGTTCGTCTCCAGTTCGAAATTGAGGGCCACCGTTATGAGATTGACGCCCCGAGCCCCACCAACCGCTCTTCCGTCATGAAGAAGCTCGACGATGCGCCTCTGGAGCTGACGGCCGTCTACGTGGCCAATGGCGCATTCCTCGCCATCATGTCGTCCGCAAACCTCAATGCCTGGATGCACGAGCTGCGCGACGAATACCCGCTACCCCTCCTCTCCATCCCCGGCACCCACAACTCGCCGACGTGTTACACGGCGCTGCCCTCCGTCCGCTGCCAGGCCGTCGGCGTCCGCGAGCAGCTCGACAACGGCGTCCGCTTCCTCGACATCAGAGTCTCCGTCTCCCAGGACAACGACGACCTCGCCCTCGTCCACTCCGCCTTCCCCATCTCCCTGACCGGCAACAAGTACTTTGCCGACATGCTCTCCGACATCTACGCCTATCTGGACGCCAACCCCTCCGAGACGGTCCTCATGTCCGTCAAGCGCGAGGGCACGGGCAAGGGCAACGACGAGCAGCTCAGCCGCTACCTCCGCGACCGCTACGTCGGCCGCGACGCCCACAGGTGGTTCGTCGAGCCGCGAATCCCGCCCCTTGGCGACTGTCGCGGCCGCATCGTGCTCATCCGCCGCTTCGGCCTCGACGAACCCCTGCGCGGCGAGCACGACGGCCGCGGCTGGGCCATTGACGCCCAGAACTGGCCCGACAACTGCGAGGACGGCACCGTCGGCGGCGGCCTCATCCGCGTCCAGGACTTTTACGAAATCGACCAGTCGACAAACGTAGAGAAGAAGATCAACTTCTCCCACGGCCAGCTCGAGCGCGCCGCCGAGCAGCTCTTCCACCTCCCCGGCATGCCCGACTTCAACGCCGACGCACCGCCGCTGCCCTTCTTTGTCAACTTTTTGAGCGCGAGCAACTTCTTCAACGCCACCTGCTGGCCGGAGCGCATCGCCGCCAAAGTGAACCCGGCCGTCATCGAGTACCTCTGCATACGCCACGGCGAGCCAGGCAAGGGTCCGCACCAGCTCAATGTCGGCGACGCGGCGACGGGCATCATTGTCACGGACTGGGTTGGCGCGCACGGCGATTGGGATTTGATCAGGTGTATCGTGGGCATGAACGCGCGTCTGCAGCTCAAGCACTAG
- a CDS encoding casein kinase II beta 2 subunit, which translates to MSAAGGIWAPAALRLLRVGITRTTKMIRTKLANATRPAVQGELAHIPIRTTPTGRQPIHPAALLRQKRAGRWYSTQSINNTVRRWISTSGSPGGSSARFSRASFPSSNTSRRVGQMTGRAPFASTLRPNLTGGAIARTQGGYSVGGGARYFSHTPAAPAQVIQNVSVAMRAFCLSGQKVRYDGLNGRGDKRYRAVSELEQAAYVKMMGATSRGNPGSFVDFHISPTVTALSPLAAAAAAGFTSANAEAPTTTLNEDGFLDVLSIDFARALKDLAVVFADLKRLALFGDLPITMEKKNVLRVRFPGVDAETVERLCDDAGVQRGIVGQDADFEIENGVSVALRFPYAPDDDVKTITSPGGSLRSLSGIDVDLEEAFMDEMEEHSWMSDPEGYESLSPTPKTSEDCSDGYEGLEGIYRFLEECDRNKGRF; encoded by the coding sequence ATGTCTGCCGCGGGGGGTATATGGGCTCCAGCAGCCCTACGCCTCCTCCGCGTGGGCATCACCAGAACGACAAAGATGATACGAACCAAACTCGCAAACGCAACCCGCCCGGCCGTCCAGGGCGAACTCGCACACATCCCCATCCGCACGACGCCGACGGGCCGACAGCCCATTCACCCGGCCGCTCTCCTCAGACAGAAGCGCGCGGGACGCTGGTACTCGACCCAGAGCATCAACAACACCGTTCGCAGATGGATCTCCACGAGCGGTAGCCCCGGCGGCAGCAGCGCACGCTTCAGCCGGGCATCGTTCCCGAGTTCAAACACATCCCGCCGCGTGGGCCAAATGACCGGCCGCGCGCCCTTTGCGAGCACGCTCCGACCGAATCTCACCGGCGGTGCCATCGCCCGCACTCAGGGCGGCTACAGCGTCGGCGGTGGGGCCCGCTACTTCTCTCACACGCCCGCGGCGCCCGCGCAAGTGATCCAGAACGTCTCCGTCGCGATGCGCGCCTTCTGCCTCTCTGGCCAAAAGGTACGCTACGACGGCCTCAACGGTCGCGGCGACAAGCGCTACCGCGCCGTCTCGGAGCTCGAGCAGGCCGCGTACGTCAAGATGATGGGCGCCACCTCCCGCGGGAACCCCGGCTCCTTCGTCGACTTCCACATCAGCCCCACCGTCACGGCCCTCAGCCCCctggccgccgccgccgctgcggGTTTCACCTCCGCTAACGCCGAGGCCCCCACCACCACCCTCAACGAGGATGGCTTCCTCGACGTTCTGTCCATTGACTTTGCTCGCGCTCTCAAGGACCTCGCCGTCGTTTTCGCAGACCTGAAGAGGCTTGCCTTGTTTGGTGATTTGCCAATCACGATGGAAAAGAAAAATGTGCTCCGGGTGCGATTCCCTGGAGTTGACGCTGAGACCGTCGAGCGGCTGTGCGATGATGCTGGCGTTCAACGCGGTATTGTCGGTCAAGACGCCGATTTTGAAATCGAGAATGGCGTCTCGGTGGCGCTTCGATTCCCATACGCTCCTGACGACGACGTCAAGACCATCACTTCGCCCGGCGGTTCACTGCGGTCGCTTTCCGGCATCGATGTCGACCTGGAAGAGGCGTTCATGGATGAGATGGAAGAGCACTCTTGGATGTCAGACCCCGAGGGATACGAAAGCTTATCGCCCACCCCAAAGACCAGTGAGGACTGCTCTGATGGGTACGAGGGGCTTGAGGGCATATACAGATTCCTGGAGGAGTGTGACCGCAATAAGGGACGTTTTTAA